A single region of the Brachypodium distachyon strain Bd21 chromosome 3, Brachypodium_distachyon_v3.0, whole genome shotgun sequence genome encodes:
- the LOC100828914 gene encoding uncharacterized protein LOC100828914 — translation MMAGFTGKRKELEQVVDGLSDFSLAGPAAKYRRLDPGLPPILEEEPPAPSIQFQHEMMRGEMNNGVTVPIVEDMIEGAMPTHLSSEDRALVLYKPVNSPALIGPSISNPSIIVSSDLIRGLKSQAFNPRNCHGLEDNSPERSNCLALVPWAPPVIATASNWSASQPENTEIFEEPMDADETEVTSMDFEEAPQAIATGISGENLQQWQQHCLTPPSLPNPSAPVMWSW, via the exons ATGATGGCCGGGTTCacggggaagaggaaggagctgGAGCAGGTGGTCGACGGGCTCTCCGACTTCtccctcgccggccccgccgccaaGTACCGCAGGCTG GACCCTGGTCTCCCACCTATTTTGGAAGAAGAACCACCTGCTCCTTCCATCCAATTTCAACACGAGATGATGAGAGGGGAAATGAATAATGGTGTTACCGTGCCCATTGTGGAGGATATGATAGAAGGTGCCATGCCAACTCATCTGTCCAGTGAGGACAGGGCACTTGTTTTATACAAGCCAGTAAATAGCCCTGCCCTCATTGGTCCTAGTATCTCAAACCCTTCAATCATAGTCAGTTCAGACTTGATCCGTGGTCTAAAGA GTCAAGCTTTCAATCCAAGGAACTGTCATGGGCTGGAGGACAATTCCCCTGAACGCAGCAATTGCCTGGCCTTAGTTCCTTGGGCACCACCAGTAATTGCAACGGCATCCAATTGGTCTGCTTCCCAACCAGAAAACACAGAAATTTTTGAAGAGCCAATGGATGCTGATGAAACGGAAGTTACTTCTATGGACTTCGAAGAAGCGCCTCAAGCAATTGCTACTGGAATCAGCGGCGAGAACCTTCAGCAGTGGCAGCAGCACTGTTTGACCCCACCATCGCTGCCGAACCCGTCAGCGCCTGTTATGTGGTCATGGTGA